One Nocardioidaceae bacterium SCSIO 66511 genomic window carries:
- a CDS encoding family 78 glycoside hydrolase catalytic domain, producing MSTYRWKPVMRVAAPVLSAVLALTLGVGQAPAQTPATTAAPAASAAPATDQPSVDGLTTNGLDDPLGIPVADPSFSWQLSEDRRSVTQQAYQVRVASSTDSLADADVWDSGKVTSGRSLDVAYDGPALKPRTDYVWSVRVWDDRDVASDWSEPARFATSLGDDPWQAEWVGAKSEQLGAEWTDYSIDFTASDIKGALGVYVRGQDTENAYMWQVSESDHALRPHVKKNGNYTVLKAAPFPDGFDFAAEHDYSISVEGKTITTRVDGEVFDERTDGTFAGPGIFGFRTNGEESGLVHDVRVTSADDEVLVETDFPAGDRTFAAGTVTDDGLRVDSSGAEAWLRRDASVPLLRKDFSLDDKEVARARIYASARGVYELRLNGERVGDNELAPGWTAYDKRIDYQTYDVTDQVRTGDNVLGAEVASGWYTGKVAMFGTDVYGKDNSVIAELVVDFDDGTQAVVGTDGSWQTRPGPTTESDPLDGESYDARVAADVAGWDEPGYEGDGWSDVTVRDEPKEVLEPQTDDPVRVTQELTDTEQIDSPTDGAYLYDLGQNMVGHVRLTLQGEPGQTVRIRHGEVLNPDGTLYTANLRTAKATDYYTFSSDEPETFEPSFTFHGFRYVEITGVDEAPDAADVVGVVVGTDGELTSSLETNSDLVNQLQSNIVWGMRGNFLSIPTDTPARDERMGWTGDINVFARTAAYNMDSRTFLTKWLQDLRDTQRDDGALPGVAPIVPKRFDGGYGPAGWMDAGVHVPWTLWQAYGDTAVIRENYAMMRKYVDYLEADSTDHIRTTGGYLDWLNLDDPTPAGVVDTAFVAKSTRELAQMAKAIGKDADAAELQQRYKAIRSAYQNAFIGADGTVQGESQTSYVLTLTNDLAPKNRRKALIDQFVETLERRDFHLSTGFLGVDGLLPALTEAGRTDIAYRLLLRDDYPSWGYEIGWGATTVWERWNSINPDGSFNDVGMNSFNHYAYGAVGEWMYRTMAGVSAAEPGYKKVLIAPEPGDGIDHADFEHETRYGTVRSAWSTADGPMTLDTTIPANTAAEVRLPAANRWAVTEDGRPIAEVDGVEFVRVDGDDVVLEVGSGTYAFAVDPVLGDLGAAANKAASFADAVDALDVRGPLGKVAKKRLQLRTKVMTTEIAAAQRLRLADSDDQLTAAAVHRALASVADLDRWTDTYARLGQIDADAAKALRASLAEIESVLSKASSRLVGAVASLEVPAEEILPGATVRVEVGLHNAGKRPLTGVESQLEAPDGWSARPVGQHKSTVGARGDVAHAYEMSVPDDAEASVADLTGSISYRHTGGTAKLPVSAGMMIAPGVVVDSVTTKPDSVAPGETATVTAVLANRTSETQSGEVNVVLPDGWDSPEAVSYEVAPGEKTSVDVQASVPLTIAAGSAQVEAVIGDAPSERTAGTIAVSLATPPEDANDHVDLGDDASEAAHALEASEHSGTSQEAGLSRRYTHSSYPGGWFEFDVEVPRDKPYAIRAIETFDGAKRKTYDVEADGKVVYAQDLARTESGEGTIAYQFVVDEPDASSDGTVRIRFLDTEGDYDPSIADVWVVPLD from the coding sequence GTGAGCACGTACCGATGGAAACCAGTGATGCGGGTGGCGGCGCCCGTACTGAGCGCCGTGCTGGCGCTGACTCTCGGCGTCGGCCAGGCGCCGGCACAGACTCCGGCGACGACCGCCGCGCCTGCCGCTTCCGCCGCGCCGGCGACCGATCAGCCCAGCGTCGACGGTCTCACCACCAATGGCCTGGACGACCCACTCGGCATCCCGGTCGCAGATCCATCGTTCAGCTGGCAACTTTCCGAAGACCGGCGCAGCGTTACCCAGCAGGCCTACCAGGTCAGGGTTGCGTCCTCGACCGACTCCCTCGCCGACGCCGACGTCTGGGACAGCGGCAAGGTGACCTCCGGTCGATCGCTCGACGTTGCGTACGACGGTCCGGCGCTGAAGCCGCGCACAGACTACGTGTGGTCCGTGCGCGTGTGGGACGACCGCGATGTCGCATCGGACTGGAGTGAGCCGGCACGGTTCGCCACGTCGCTCGGCGACGATCCGTGGCAAGCCGAGTGGGTCGGCGCGAAGTCCGAGCAGCTCGGCGCCGAATGGACCGACTACTCGATCGACTTCACCGCATCGGACATCAAGGGCGCACTCGGTGTGTACGTACGCGGCCAGGACACGGAGAACGCGTACATGTGGCAGGTGAGCGAGTCCGATCACGCCCTGCGTCCGCATGTGAAGAAGAACGGCAACTACACCGTGCTGAAGGCAGCTCCGTTCCCCGACGGGTTCGACTTCGCTGCCGAGCACGACTACTCGATCAGCGTTGAGGGCAAGACCATCACGACCCGGGTCGACGGCGAGGTCTTCGACGAGCGGACCGATGGCACCTTCGCTGGCCCGGGCATCTTCGGCTTTCGTACGAACGGGGAGGAGTCCGGTCTCGTCCATGACGTACGGGTCACGTCGGCCGATGACGAAGTGCTTGTCGAGACCGACTTTCCCGCCGGCGACCGCACGTTCGCCGCGGGCACCGTCACCGACGACGGCCTGCGAGTCGACAGCTCCGGAGCCGAGGCGTGGCTGCGGCGCGATGCATCGGTCCCGTTGCTGCGCAAGGACTTCTCCCTTGATGACAAGGAGGTGGCACGTGCCCGGATCTACGCATCGGCACGGGGTGTCTACGAGCTCCGCTTGAACGGCGAGCGAGTCGGCGACAACGAGCTCGCACCGGGCTGGACCGCGTACGACAAGCGCATCGACTACCAGACCTACGACGTGACCGACCAGGTACGCACCGGCGACAACGTTCTCGGCGCCGAGGTGGCGAGCGGCTGGTACACCGGCAAAGTGGCGATGTTCGGTACCGACGTCTACGGCAAGGACAACTCGGTGATCGCCGAACTGGTGGTCGACTTCGACGACGGCACTCAGGCCGTTGTCGGCACGGACGGCAGCTGGCAGACGAGGCCCGGTCCGACCACGGAGTCCGACCCGCTCGACGGCGAGTCGTACGACGCCCGGGTCGCAGCCGACGTCGCCGGCTGGGACGAGCCCGGCTACGAGGGCGACGGGTGGAGCGATGTCACCGTACGCGACGAACCGAAGGAGGTGCTCGAGCCGCAGACCGACGACCCCGTACGAGTGACGCAGGAGCTCACCGACACCGAGCAGATCGACTCGCCGACCGATGGCGCGTACCTCTATGACCTCGGCCAGAACATGGTCGGCCATGTACGTCTCACGCTGCAGGGCGAACCCGGGCAGACGGTCCGGATCCGCCACGGAGAGGTGCTGAACCCGGACGGCACGCTGTACACCGCCAACCTGCGTACTGCGAAGGCGACGGACTACTACACGTTCTCCTCCGACGAACCGGAGACGTTCGAGCCGTCATTCACGTTCCACGGCTTCCGGTACGTCGAGATCACCGGCGTGGACGAAGCACCCGATGCGGCGGACGTGGTCGGAGTCGTCGTCGGCACCGACGGCGAGCTGACCAGCAGCCTCGAGACGAACTCCGATCTCGTCAACCAACTGCAGAGCAACATCGTCTGGGGCATGCGCGGCAACTTCCTGTCGATCCCGACGGATACCCCCGCACGCGACGAGCGGATGGGCTGGACCGGCGACATCAACGTGTTCGCGCGTACCGCCGCCTACAACATGGACTCTCGTACGTTCCTCACCAAGTGGCTGCAGGATCTGCGTGATACGCAACGCGATGACGGTGCACTGCCGGGTGTCGCGCCGATCGTGCCAAAGCGCTTCGACGGCGGCTACGGCCCGGCGGGCTGGATGGACGCGGGCGTACACGTTCCGTGGACCCTGTGGCAGGCGTACGGAGACACCGCGGTGATTCGCGAGAACTACGCGATGATGCGCAAGTACGTCGACTACCTCGAAGCAGACTCGACCGACCACATCAGAACGACCGGCGGCTACCTCGACTGGCTCAACCTGGACGACCCGACTCCGGCCGGAGTCGTCGACACGGCCTTCGTCGCGAAGAGCACGCGTGAGCTTGCCCAGATGGCGAAGGCGATCGGCAAGGACGCAGACGCCGCGGAGCTGCAGCAGCGCTACAAGGCGATCCGGTCTGCGTACCAGAACGCGTTCATCGGCGCGGACGGCACCGTGCAGGGCGAAAGCCAGACGTCGTACGTGCTGACGTTGACGAACGACCTGGCACCGAAGAACCGGCGCAAGGCCCTGATCGATCAGTTTGTCGAGACTCTCGAACGGCGCGACTTCCACCTGTCGACCGGGTTCCTCGGCGTCGACGGCCTGTTGCCGGCGCTGACCGAGGCCGGACGCACCGACATCGCGTACCGGTTGCTGCTGCGCGACGACTACCCCTCATGGGGCTATGAGATCGGTTGGGGTGCGACCACGGTGTGGGAGCGGTGGAACTCGATCAACCCCGACGGCAGCTTCAACGACGTGGGCATGAACTCGTTCAACCACTACGCGTACGGCGCGGTGGGCGAGTGGATGTATCGCACGATGGCCGGGGTCTCGGCCGCTGAGCCCGGATACAAGAAGGTGCTGATCGCACCCGAGCCCGGCGACGGCATCGATCATGCCGACTTCGAGCACGAGACGCGCTACGGCACCGTACGAAGTGCGTGGAGCACGGCGGACGGCCCGATGACGCTCGACACGACGATCCCGGCCAACACCGCGGCCGAGGTACGGCTGCCGGCCGCCAACCGATGGGCAGTGACCGAAGACGGCAGGCCGATCGCCGAGGTGGACGGCGTCGAGTTCGTACGCGTCGACGGCGACGACGTCGTGCTCGAGGTCGGGTCGGGTACGTACGCGTTCGCAGTCGACCCGGTGCTCGGTGACCTGGGTGCCGCAGCGAACAAGGCGGCATCGTTTGCGGACGCAGTCGACGCGCTGGACGTACGCGGGCCCCTCGGCAAGGTCGCCAAGAAGCGCCTGCAACTGCGTACGAAGGTCATGACGACAGAGATCGCGGCAGCGCAACGCCTCCGACTCGCCGACTCCGACGACCAGCTCACCGCTGCGGCAGTTCATCGTGCGCTCGCGAGCGTTGCCGATCTCGACCGCTGGACCGATACGTACGCGCGACTCGGCCAGATCGACGCCGACGCGGCGAAGGCGCTACGTGCGTCGTTGGCCGAGATCGAATCAGTCCTGTCGAAGGCATCGTCACGGCTGGTCGGCGCCGTCGCATCGCTCGAGGTTCCGGCCGAGGAGATCCTCCCCGGCGCCACGGTGCGAGTCGAGGTCGGTCTGCACAATGCCGGCAAACGCCCGCTGACCGGCGTCGAGTCGCAGCTCGAGGCACCCGACGGCTGGAGCGCCCGGCCGGTCGGTCAGCACAAGTCCACGGTCGGTGCCCGCGGAGACGTCGCGCATGCGTACGAGATGAGCGTCCCCGACGACGCGGAGGCGTCCGTCGCCGACCTCACCGGCTCCATCTCGTACCGACACACGGGCGGAACGGCGAAACTACCCGTCTCGGCCGGGATGATGATCGCGCCCGGCGTCGTGGTCGACTCGGTCACGACCAAACCAGACTCGGTTGCGCCGGGTGAGACGGCGACGGTGACTGCGGTGCTGGCGAACCGGACCAGCGAAACGCAGTCCGGTGAGGTCAATGTGGTCCTGCCCGACGGGTGGGACTCCCCCGAGGCGGTCTCCTACGAGGTTGCGCCCGGCGAGAAGACCTCCGTCGACGTGCAGGCGAGCGTTCCGCTCACCATCGCAGCGGGCTCGGCGCAGGTGGAGGCGGTCATCGGCGACGCACCGAGCGAGCGCACGGCAGGCACCATCGCCGTCTCGCTCGCCACACCACCGGAGGATGCGAACGACCATGTGGACCTCGGAGACGATGCTTCCGAGGCCGCGCATGCCCTCGAGGCCTCGGAGCATTCCGGCACGAGCCAGGAGGCCGGTCTGTCGCGGCGCTACACCCATTCGTCCTACCCGGGCGGCTGGTTCGAGTTCGACGTCGAGGTGCCGAGGGACAAGCCGTACGCGATCCGGGCCATCGAGACCTTCGACGGCGCGAAGCGCAAGACGTACGACGTCGAAGCAGACGGCAAGGTCGTGTACGCCCAAGACCTCGCCCGAACCGAGTCCGGAGAGGGGACCATCGCGTACCAGTTCGTGGTCGATGAGCCGGACGCGTCGTCGGACGGCACCGTCCGTATTCGGTTCCTCGACACGGAAGGCGACTACGACCCGTCGATCGCGGACGTCTGGGTCGTGCCGCTCGACTGA
- a CDS encoding MMPL family transporter has protein sequence MARTAVTVRAARWSAKHPWRAILMWIVFVVAAVGISTVVPQQQATDADHRTGESGTAAEIIEDAGLEEPPSESILVTSDADELDQGAARGAVKDLRTGIADVSGVESVGKAIPAEDGSALLVPVTMAGDAEDAGDHVDGVLDVTDDVAAAHPDLEISQAGEASVDQAIMDRVGEDLGSAEKISLPITFVIMLVAFGALIAAGIPVLLAITSVIATLGLYAPLSYLAPDDGTVANVVLLIGMAVGVDYSLFYLKREREERAKGRSTLDAVEIAARTSGHAVVVSGFAVMVAMSGLFIAADVTFASLAAGSMLVVGVAVVGSLTVLPALLVKMGHWVDRPRVPFLWRLNRRIGKGGIASRILGPVVRHPKRSAIGSILILAVAATPVLGMKLEQGTLQTLPKDLDAVQSMAQIQEKFPQDADTVQIAVSTDKGTIDAATSELRAIEREALDGDDFARTGSDQLKVAHDGSGAVLTLPTTHPEGSEANETAMLKLRDKVDSKPGGELEGTEWAVGGGVGRVYDASHHLSDRLPLVVGFVLALTLVMMLVMFRSVVLALMTTLLNLLSVGASFGVMVLVFQNTWAESMLDFNSTGSIIDWTPLFCFVVLVGLSMDYHVFVLTRVREGLRNGLSHRAAVERGVRDTASVVTSAALVMVSVFAVFATLSMIEMKIMGVVLATAILIDATIVRLVLLPSLLLACEPLLRRFDRREASHGEPEAVTEERVPQLV, from the coding sequence ATGGCACGCACCGCCGTGACCGTACGGGCAGCCCGCTGGAGTGCAAAGCATCCGTGGCGAGCGATCCTGATGTGGATCGTCTTCGTCGTCGCGGCTGTCGGCATCAGCACGGTGGTCCCGCAGCAGCAGGCGACGGACGCCGACCACCGGACTGGTGAGTCGGGCACTGCCGCCGAAATCATCGAGGACGCCGGGCTGGAGGAGCCGCCGTCCGAAAGCATTCTCGTCACCTCCGACGCCGATGAGCTCGATCAGGGAGCCGCACGCGGAGCGGTCAAAGACCTTCGTACCGGTATCGCCGACGTTTCCGGCGTCGAGAGCGTCGGCAAGGCCATCCCGGCGGAGGACGGCAGCGCGTTGCTCGTGCCAGTCACGATGGCCGGCGACGCCGAAGATGCCGGCGACCACGTCGACGGGGTCCTCGACGTCACCGACGACGTCGCGGCGGCGCATCCGGATCTCGAGATCAGCCAGGCCGGTGAGGCATCGGTCGATCAGGCGATCATGGATCGGGTCGGCGAAGACCTCGGGTCCGCCGAGAAGATCAGCTTGCCGATCACCTTCGTGATCATGCTGGTCGCGTTCGGGGCGTTGATCGCCGCGGGAATCCCCGTGCTGCTTGCGATCACCTCGGTCATCGCAACTCTGGGCCTGTACGCGCCACTGTCGTACCTCGCACCCGATGACGGAACCGTTGCGAACGTCGTGCTGCTGATCGGTATGGCCGTCGGAGTCGACTACTCGTTGTTCTACCTCAAGCGAGAGCGCGAAGAGCGCGCCAAGGGTCGAAGCACCCTCGACGCGGTCGAGATCGCGGCCCGCACCTCCGGGCACGCCGTCGTTGTCTCCGGTTTTGCAGTCATGGTTGCGATGTCGGGTCTGTTCATCGCGGCCGACGTCACGTTCGCTTCGTTGGCGGCCGGTTCGATGCTGGTCGTCGGGGTAGCGGTCGTCGGATCGCTCACGGTGCTGCCGGCGCTGCTCGTCAAGATGGGGCATTGGGTCGACCGGCCACGGGTGCCGTTCCTGTGGCGGCTCAATCGTCGGATCGGCAAGGGCGGCATCGCCAGTCGCATCCTCGGCCCCGTCGTACGCCACCCGAAGCGCTCGGCGATCGGCTCGATCCTCATCCTGGCCGTTGCCGCGACTCCGGTGCTCGGCATGAAGCTCGAGCAGGGAACGCTCCAGACGCTGCCCAAGGACCTCGACGCCGTGCAGTCGATGGCGCAGATCCAGGAGAAGTTCCCGCAGGACGCAGACACAGTTCAGATCGCAGTGTCTACCGACAAAGGCACGATTGACGCCGCGACGAGCGAACTGCGCGCCATCGAGCGTGAGGCGCTCGACGGCGACGACTTCGCTCGCACCGGCTCGGATCAGCTGAAGGTCGCCCACGACGGCTCGGGTGCCGTACTCACCCTGCCGACGACGCATCCGGAGGGCTCAGAGGCCAACGAGACAGCGATGCTGAAGCTTCGCGACAAGGTTGACTCCAAGCCCGGCGGCGAGCTCGAAGGCACTGAGTGGGCAGTCGGCGGAGGTGTCGGACGGGTGTACGACGCTTCGCACCATCTCTCGGATCGCCTGCCGCTGGTCGTCGGGTTCGTGCTCGCGCTGACGCTCGTGATGATGCTGGTGATGTTCCGCAGCGTCGTGCTCGCGCTCATGACCACGCTGCTCAACCTGCTGTCGGTCGGTGCGTCGTTCGGGGTCATGGTGCTGGTCTTCCAGAACACCTGGGCGGAGTCGATGCTCGACTTCAACTCGACCGGATCGATCATCGACTGGACCCCGTTGTTCTGCTTCGTGGTCCTGGTCGGGCTCTCGATGGACTACCACGTGTTCGTCCTGACCCGAGTGCGAGAGGGACTCCGTAACGGCTTGTCGCACCGGGCAGCAGTGGAACGAGGCGTACGTGACACCGCGTCGGTCGTGACGAGCGCCGCGCTGGTGATGGTGTCGGTCTTCGCGGTCTTCGCAACGCTCTCGATGATCGAGATGAAGATCATGGGTGTCGTACTCGCCACCGCGATTCTGATCGACGCGACGATCGTACGACTGGTGCTGCTGCCGTCGCTGCTGCTGGCTTGCGAGCCGCTACTGCGTCGCTTCGACCGTCGCGAAGCCAGCCACGGGGAGCCGGAGGCGGTGACGGAGGAGCGGGTGCCGCAACTGGTGTAA
- a CDS encoding serine/threonine protein kinase, which translates to MSAPETIGRLRRVRRIGVGGFASVWLYHDTELKSHVAVKALADNWAQRADIRERFLNEAQLLRATDSAHVVQVYDIGELDDRTPYFVMSFADQGTVTDVIREGIPPIATTVDLITQAAQGITDLHATGVIHRDIKPPNLLLRSDRARGRRLLVADLGVAKAMMYASGMTQIVGTPAYMAPEQSEPGSPVDGRADVHALGAVAYHLLTGEVIREGTLYGRRDADLPRPPSAVADAPESIDDVVLRAVALDPEDRWPDPLAFATALEGAAGDDASDTRQPAATDTTIRVSPSTRTPVLKGSSRKRIPAAIVIAVVVAALAFGAYLLDPWGDSGSDAGGGGSAQPAADYCTVLQTDWDRIAAASTDGLAIDDYEEVTDAIHRIRSAAPDDVEQRWAPLDDPLQDFRTVIEERDLSWDDLANDDVDPADRGSINGARNRLSERLQGVDPNAIAAVDTRERCGFVPRQVDLG; encoded by the coding sequence GTGTCAGCCCCGGAGACGATAGGTCGCCTACGCCGCGTGCGTCGCATCGGCGTCGGCGGCTTCGCGTCGGTGTGGCTCTATCACGACACCGAGCTCAAGTCTCATGTCGCAGTCAAGGCACTTGCCGACAACTGGGCCCAGCGCGCCGACATCCGCGAGCGCTTCTTGAACGAAGCCCAACTCCTACGGGCGACCGACTCCGCACACGTCGTTCAGGTGTACGACATCGGGGAGCTGGACGACCGTACGCCGTACTTCGTCATGAGCTTCGCCGACCAGGGCACGGTCACAGACGTGATCCGCGAAGGCATACCGCCGATCGCGACGACGGTCGACCTGATCACCCAGGCCGCGCAGGGCATCACCGACCTGCATGCGACGGGCGTGATCCATCGCGACATCAAACCGCCGAACCTGCTACTGCGGTCCGACCGGGCACGGGGAAGGCGCCTGCTCGTAGCGGACCTCGGCGTCGCCAAGGCGATGATGTACGCCTCCGGGATGACCCAGATCGTCGGCACGCCTGCGTACATGGCGCCGGAGCAGTCGGAGCCCGGCTCACCCGTGGACGGTCGTGCCGACGTGCATGCGCTCGGGGCCGTCGCGTACCACCTGCTCACCGGTGAGGTCATCCGTGAGGGCACGCTGTACGGGCGGCGCGACGCCGACCTGCCCCGGCCGCCGAGTGCCGTTGCCGACGCTCCCGAGAGCATCGACGACGTCGTCCTCCGTGCGGTTGCTCTCGACCCCGAGGACCGCTGGCCCGACCCGCTGGCCTTCGCAACCGCGCTCGAGGGCGCCGCGGGCGACGATGCTTCGGACACGCGGCAACCTGCCGCCACCGACACAACGATCCGGGTGTCACCGTCGACTCGTACGCCGGTGCTGAAGGGCAGCTCTCGCAAACGCATTCCCGCCGCCATTGTGATCGCGGTGGTCGTCGCGGCCTTGGCGTTCGGCGCGTACCTGCTCGATCCGTGGGGTGACTCCGGCTCCGACGCGGGCGGTGGCGGCAGCGCGCAGCCGGCAGCCGACTACTGCACAGTCCTGCAAACAGACTGGGACCGAATCGCCGCAGCGTCCACCGACGGCCTCGCCATCGACGACTACGAGGAGGTCACCGATGCGATCCACCGGATCCGCTCGGCGGCACCGGACGACGTCGAGCAACGGTGGGCTCCCCTCGACGACCCCTTGCAGGACTTTCGTACGGTCATCGAGGAACGCGACCTCAGCTGGGACGATCTCGCGAACGACGACGTCGACCCGGCCGACCGCGGCAGTATCAACGGAGCACGCAACCGGCTGTCGGAACGACTACAAGGCGTCGACCCCAATGCGATCGCAGCCGTCGACACCAGGGAGCGCTGCGGTTTCGTGCCTCGGCAGGTAGATCTCGGGTGA
- the topA gene encoding type I DNA topoisomerase, whose protein sequence is MLVTALVIVESPAKARTIAGYLGKDYIVESSIGHIRDLPHNAAEVPAKYKGQSWARLGVDIDSGFEPIYVVPSDKKSHISKLKKLLKDADELYLATDEDREGEAIAWHLLDELKPKVPVKRMVFHEITPQAIQAAVENPRDIDDHLVDAQETRRILDRLYGYEVSPVLWKKVMSGLSAGRVQSVATRLVVERERERMAFKVASYWDLEATFDAGADHDPRQFPAKLVSVDGHKVAQGRDFTSEGVLKQSGDAPLHIDGERAAALAGALRTQTFEVRAVDSKPYTRKPYAPFRTTTLQQEASRKLGFGSSRTMQVAQRLYENGFITYMRTDSVTLSSTAVNAARAQVRELYGGDYLPDAPRTYSSKVKNAQEAHEAIRPAGDYFRTPAETGLTGDEFRVYELIWMRTVASQMKDAKGNSVTVRLGAQATSGEDCEFTATGRTITFHGFLKAYVEGADDPSKDRDDKQTRLPNVNEGDRVDVAELAAAGHETRPPARYTEATLIRELEEREIGRPSTYASIVTTIQNRGYVYKKGTALVPAWLAFAVVRLMEQHFGKLVDYEFTAMLEDVLDRVARGDRDRKTVLRGFYFGEEEGDTALKSLVEDLGDIDARGLSTFEIGEGIAARVGRYGPYVEGPGKDGEPARANIPDDLPPDELTLEKARELLANPTGAETPLGDDPKTGYPIVAKNGRYGPYVTEVLPDDVPTKGKNAVKRRTASLFKDMSLDTITLEQALELLSLPRVIGADPESGEDITAQNGRYGPYLKKGTDSRSIDSERKLLTMTLDEALAIYAQPKQRGRRAAAAPLKELGADPVTGNPVVVKDGRFGPYVTDGEYNATLRKDDSVESVTLERASDLLVEKRAKGPAKKSAKKAAKKTTKKTAAKKSTAKKTAAKKTTKKSTAKKAAAKKSS, encoded by the coding sequence ATGCTCGTGACCGCACTCGTCATCGTGGAGTCGCCCGCCAAGGCGCGTACGATCGCGGGTTATCTCGGCAAGGACTACATCGTCGAGTCGTCGATCGGGCACATCCGCGACCTCCCGCACAACGCCGCCGAGGTACCCGCGAAGTACAAAGGTCAGTCCTGGGCACGGCTCGGCGTCGACATCGACAGCGGCTTCGAACCCATCTACGTCGTGCCGTCCGATAAGAAGTCGCACATCTCCAAGCTGAAGAAGCTGCTCAAGGACGCCGATGAGCTCTACCTCGCAACCGATGAGGACCGCGAGGGCGAGGCGATCGCCTGGCACCTCCTGGACGAGCTGAAACCGAAGGTTCCGGTCAAACGGATGGTGTTCCACGAGATCACCCCGCAGGCGATCCAGGCGGCCGTCGAGAACCCCCGTGACATCGACGACCACCTCGTCGACGCGCAGGAGACCCGCCGCATCCTCGACCGGCTCTACGGCTACGAGGTCAGCCCGGTGCTGTGGAAGAAGGTCATGAGCGGGCTGTCTGCGGGCCGCGTCCAGTCGGTCGCGACTCGCCTCGTCGTCGAGCGCGAACGCGAACGGATGGCGTTCAAGGTCGCGTCGTACTGGGATCTCGAGGCGACCTTCGATGCCGGCGCCGACCATGATCCCCGGCAGTTCCCGGCAAAGCTGGTCTCCGTCGACGGCCACAAGGTCGCGCAGGGGCGAGACTTCACCAGCGAGGGAGTGCTGAAGCAGTCCGGCGATGCACCACTGCACATCGACGGCGAGCGGGCTGCCGCGCTGGCCGGTGCCTTGCGTACCCAGACCTTCGAGGTACGCGCGGTCGACTCGAAGCCGTACACCCGCAAGCCGTACGCGCCGTTTCGTACGACCACGCTGCAGCAGGAGGCCTCGCGCAAGCTCGGCTTCGGCTCGTCGCGCACTATGCAGGTGGCGCAGCGGTTGTACGAGAACGGCTTCATCACCTATATGCGTACCGACTCGGTGACGCTGTCGAGCACCGCGGTCAACGCCGCCCGGGCACAGGTACGCGAGCTGTACGGCGGCGACTACCTCCCGGACGCTCCGCGTACGTACTCCAGCAAGGTGAAGAACGCTCAGGAGGCGCACGAGGCGATCCGCCCGGCCGGCGACTACTTCCGTACGCCCGCGGAGACCGGGCTGACCGGTGACGAGTTCCGGGTCTACGAGCTGATCTGGATGCGTACTGTCGCCTCGCAGATGAAGGACGCCAAGGGCAACTCGGTGACCGTGCGCCTTGGCGCACAGGCGACGAGCGGCGAGGACTGCGAGTTCACCGCGACCGGCCGCACGATCACGTTCCACGGGTTCCTCAAGGCGTACGTCGAGGGCGCCGACGACCCGAGCAAGGATCGCGACGACAAACAAACCCGGCTCCCGAACGTCAACGAGGGCGATCGTGTCGACGTTGCGGAGCTCGCGGCGGCCGGACACGAGACCCGCCCGCCGGCCCGCTACACCGAGGCGACGCTGATCCGGGAGCTAGAAGAGCGCGAGATCGGTCGTCCCTCGACGTACGCCTCGATCGTCACGACGATCCAGAACCGCGGGTACGTCTACAAGAAGGGCACCGCGCTCGTTCCGGCATGGCTCGCGTTCGCCGTCGTACGCCTGATGGAGCAGCACTTCGGCAAGTTGGTCGACTACGAGTTCACGGCGATGCTCGAAGACGTCCTCGACCGTGTCGCCCGCGGCGACCGCGACCGCAAGACGGTGCTTCGCGGCTTCTACTTCGGCGAAGAGGAAGGCGATACGGCGCTCAAGTCGCTGGTCGAAGATCTCGGCGACATCGACGCCCGCGGGCTGTCGACGTTCGAGATCGGCGAAGGCATCGCCGCGCGAGTCGGGCGGTACGGCCCGTACGTCGAGGGGCCCGGTAAAGACGGAGAGCCGGCGCGGGCGAACATCCCCGACGATTTGCCCCCCGATGAGTTGACCCTCGAGAAGGCGCGTGAGCTGCTCGCCAACCCGACGGGTGCGGAGACCCCGCTCGGCGATGACCCGAAGACCGGCTACCCCATCGTCGCGAAGAACGGCCGGTACGGCCCGTACGTCACCGAGGTGCTGCCCGACGACGTGCCGACCAAGGGCAAGAACGCCGTCAAGCGGCGTACCGCCAGCCTGTTCAAGGACATGTCGCTCGACACGATCACCCTCGAGCAGGCGTTGGAGTTGCTGAGCCTGCCGCGGGTCATCGGCGCTGATCCGGAGTCGGGTGAGGACATCACCGCCCAGAACGGCCGGTACGGCCCGTACCTCAAGAAGGGCACCGACTCGCGGTCGATCGACTCCGAGCGCAAGCTCCTCACGATGACGCTCGACGAAGCGCTCGCGATCTACGCGCAACCCAAGCAACGTGGGCGCCGTGCTGCTGCCGCACCGCTCAAGGAGCTCGGCGCCGACCCGGTCACCGGCAATCCGGTGGTCGTCAAGGACGGTCGCTTCGGTCCGTACGTCACCGACGGCGAGTACAACGCGACGCTGCGCAAGGACGACTCGGTCGAGTCGGTCACGCTCGAACGCGCATCGGATCTGCTCGTCGAGAAGCGGGCAAAGGGTCCGGCGAAGAAGAGCGCCAAGAAGGCGGCGAAGAAGACGACCAAGAAGACCGCTGCAAAGAAGTCGACGGCCAAGAAGACGGCGGCGAAGAAGACCACCAAGAAGAGCACGGCGAAGAAGGCTGCTGCGAAGAAGTCGTCGTAG